One Armatimonadota bacterium genomic window carries:
- a CDS encoding efflux RND transporter periplasmic adaptor subunit, which produces MGERAEQSDQLDLRLSVGVRRSATSSRNGRRRNNHQAIPGRAKREEVRKFGIFALVIAVGLGASGCVDRKAQAAAKETATIVNDPVREVAVTPVLVQDIQDLIEINGEIATSEDAQISAQSSGKISAVFVKEGDVVSTGQVVATLDSENLQNQVSQARAGLSSALAQLSQAKSNAALTPSRSEAAVKQAEAALRGAKAGLQKALNGSRTEERQQAENNVASAKSNYETARKNLDRTRKLVKEGALAESQLDTAQTSFDTAATQYENSVEALKLVQNSVRQEDIEAAREQVRQAEQGVESAKASKKLDVTLGDQVSAAQAQVQSARAQVAVAEKNLREASVRSPFSGRVYGKPLQAGVVVSPGTPIARVVGGSGVYFDGQVPSDKMARVEVGTLVSISVDALAGKTFTGHVVAVSPQGDNVGRLFNIRIQFDNASNLIKPGMFAKGQVQLGEVKGAMLIDQGSILTREGQKYVMVAEGDKAKKVNITTGIRQDSKVEVHGLTNTAKVISRGQDGLVDGSKIKVEADNKGA; this is translated from the coding sequence CTGGGTGAGCGCGCAGAACAATCTGATCAACTCGACCTACGACTATCTGTCGGCGTTCGCCGATCTGCAACGAGCAGTCGGAACGGACGACGTCGAAACAACCATCAAGCAATACCAGGAAGAGCAAAGAGGGAAGAAGTGAGGAAATTTGGCATTTTTGCCTTAGTAATTGCAGTCGGACTCGGGGCGTCCGGCTGTGTGGACCGGAAGGCCCAGGCGGCGGCGAAGGAAACAGCGACGATCGTCAACGATCCGGTTCGCGAAGTCGCCGTGACGCCGGTCTTGGTTCAGGACATTCAAGACCTGATCGAGATCAACGGTGAAATCGCAACCAGCGAGGACGCGCAGATCAGCGCGCAGTCGTCGGGCAAGATTTCGGCAGTTTTCGTGAAAGAAGGCGACGTGGTTTCGACCGGTCAGGTCGTGGCGACGCTGGATTCGGAGAATCTGCAGAACCAGGTGAGCCAGGCGCGAGCCGGTTTATCGAGCGCTCTTGCGCAACTGAGCCAAGCCAAGAGCAACGCAGCGCTGACACCATCGCGGTCAGAGGCGGCGGTGAAGCAGGCGGAAGCCGCCCTTCGAGGGGCGAAGGCCGGCTTGCAGAAAGCGCTGAACGGCTCGCGAACCGAAGAGCGACAGCAGGCGGAGAACAACGTTGCGTCGGCGAAGAGCAACTACGAGACCGCGAGGAAGAATTTGGACCGAACCCGCAAGCTCGTGAAAGAGGGTGCGTTGGCCGAATCTCAGCTCGATACGGCGCAGACTTCGTTCGATACGGCGGCGACGCAATATGAGAACTCGGTCGAGGCTTTGAAGCTGGTGCAGAACTCGGTTCGACAAGAAGACATCGAGGCGGCACGCGAGCAGGTGCGACAGGCCGAGCAGGGCGTCGAATCTGCAAAGGCGAGCAAGAAGCTCGACGTGACGCTGGGCGACCAGGTTTCGGCGGCTCAGGCTCAGGTCCAATCGGCCCGGGCGCAGGTTGCGGTGGCGGAGAAGAACCTCCGCGAGGCATCGGTTCGATCTCCGTTTTCCGGTCGTGTGTACGGCAAGCCGCTTCAGGCGGGCGTGGTCGTCAGCCCCGGCACTCCGATTGCGCGAGTGGTCGGCGGTTCGGGCGTTTACTTCGACGGCCAAGTGCCGTCGGACAAGATGGCTCGCGTCGAAGTTGGCACGTTGGTTTCGATCAGCGTGGATGCGCTCGCAGGAAAGACTTTCACCGGCCATGTCGTTGCGGTTAGCCCGCAAGGCGACAACGTCGGACGACTTTTCAATATCCGCATTCAGTTCGACAACGCCAGCAATCTGATCAAGCCGGGCATGTTTGCCAAAGGGCAGGTTCAGTTGGGCGAGGTCAAGGGCGCGATGCTGATCGACCAGGGATCGATCCTCACTCGTGAGGGTCAGAAATATGTGATGGTCGCCGAGGGCGACAAGGCCAAGAAGGTCAACATCACGACGGGAATTCGTCAGGATTCGAAGGTCGAGGTCCACGGACTCACCAACACGGCCAAGGTCATCTCGCGTGGCCAGGACGGGTTGGTCGATGGATCGAAGATCAAGGTCGAAGCCGATAACAAGGGTGCCTAA